Proteins encoded in a region of the Acipenser ruthenus chromosome 11, fAciRut3.2 maternal haplotype, whole genome shotgun sequence genome:
- the LOC117426474 gene encoding transient receptor potential cation channel subfamily M member 2-like isoform X2, protein MLTVHEIEIHPDEVDTYHGSFISRNRSQIFFSTHQKQHCIRSWIKENIRKKECKYYVENTAGEFSGKEICMCGYRKASHSEEAVKHEEFLETWDPKRHVSEEPTDAYGDITFTGSGQNVGKFVRVSSDTKPDTLYKLMRDHWGLNVPNLLISVTGGAKNFNMKPRLKNMFRRGLIKVARSTGAWIVTGGSHAGVMKHVGEAVRDYTMSSSSKDGKIVAIGIATWGIVHNRKCLVSSEGKFPAEYTLDEESQGRLSCLDTNHSHFILVDNGTHGKYGVEIALRGKLEKFICEQTLGSTDNGIKIPVVCVVLEGGPGTLDTIYSAMMNGTPCVVMEGSGRVADVIAQVANLPLSEITISHIQKQLKTYFAEDFKTFSDIKILEWTKKIQDIVRMQQLLTVFRLEKEDQNDVDVAIIKALLKASKSLDNQGKENWDHQLKLAVAWNRVDIAKSEIFTDDKQWKSIDLSDVMLAALLGDKPDFVKLFLENGVHLKEFLTEKRLLALYNNLPPTSLFLRRILKKQEEEKLYMKKPGTSSSWSIQLYHVSDVLCDLLGSIIKPLYPRPRDRSTHAVPIPHIRINLGSNDLESFQNSIPMDTKGSIVELLDPTRDLFIWAILENRKEIADIIWQLSQDCIATALAASKILKELAKEEDTDLSEDMGALAEQYEKQAIGVFTECHQRDELRAQKLLTRESGAWGNTTCLHLAVEANNKNFVAQGGVQTLLTQIWWGELAVDTRMWKVLLCMFLFPLIYTGLITFRRDGEIKKRNPQRDIMGSNDSVALSSTEKKMRSRSRGLSEENLKPLTRLSGFYSSPAVIFYWNVLSYFGFLWLFAYVLMMDFQVTPSWKELLLYIWLFTLVCEEIRQFFHDPDGFGFRRKAVIYFSDPWNQFDVVSICIFIAGLACRLTPTAFYEGRIILALDFNIWCLHLMAIFTVNKNLGPKIIIVKRMMKDIFFFLFLLVVWVVAYGVANQAILVHNEERLEWIFRGAVYEPYLTIFGHIPEKIDHKDFDISRCTVAGTDPLKPKCPVLSDNNQPAFPHWVTIIFLCIYLLFANILLLNLLIAMFNYTFQDVQDNTDKIWKFQRYGLIVEYHSQPPFPPPLIIFSHLHLLIERIFCKPKTRKHFKEKLPENEETVLLSWETFMKENYLTDLRNELNQSTDNKIRDTSEKVGMMVDSLERDKERQCGIVEKRLAHLEEQALQSAKALNWIMNALKNKGYGCQDEVPLLLSNSKSIDTADMNSTEESEDGKPQYHLNARQLIYPASSVKRFPVPDEKVPWEVQFAAYSPTIYNSDSVSRANSENHKESSDVASTENCKNPVGRTGLEGKGKLYWFGPNRALDPIITRWKRSSDDSVSKTGTKKVLEFIAIKCKEYDRWAFPGGVLQVGETLPKRLKQLLNTKLQEEVQSMLGAATKVYEGYVDDPRNTDNAWVETTAINIHFDDTKHSVLEYLNTMCLQDSNTGISVRWQVVDQKIPLYGNHKEILQKVAQIHNAHY, encoded by the exons ATGCTCACTGTACATGAAATTGAAATCCACCCAGATGAAGTGGATACCTACCACGGCAGTTTCATCAGCAGAAACAGAAGTCAAATATTTTTCAGCACGCACCAAAAG CAACACTGCATTAGATCTTGGATTAAAGAAAATATCAGGAAGAAAGAGTGCAAGTACTATGTGGAAAACACAGCAGGAGAATTCAGTGG AAAAGAAATCTGTATGTGTGGCTATAGGAAGGCGTCTCATTCCGAAGAAGCTGTTAAACATGAAGAGTTCCTTGAAACGTGGGACCCGAAAAGGCATGTCAGTGAAGAACCTACTGATGCGTACGGGGACATCACCTTCACTGGCTCAGGGCAAAACGTTGGCAAG TTTGTGCGGGTCTCCTCAGACACTAAACCGGACACCCTGTACAAGCTGATGAGAGACCACTGGGGGCTCAACGTTCCCAACCTGCTGATCTCAGTCACTGGAGGAGCCAAGAACTTCAACATGAAGCCCAGGCTGAAGAACATGTTCCGCAGGGGGCTCATCAAGGTGGCCCGCTCCACAG GTGCTTGGATTGTGACGGGGGGCTCCCATGCCGGGGTAATGAAGCACGTCGGAGAGGCTGTTCGAGACTACACCATGAGCAGCAGCTCCAAGGATGGGAAGATCGTGGCAATCGGCATAGCAACCTGGGGGATTGTACACAACCGTAAATGCCTGGTCAGCAGTGAG GGAAAGTTCCCTGCCGAGTACACCCTGGATGAGGAGAGTCAAGGCAGGCTGTCCTGTCTGGATACCAACCACTCCCACTTCATCCTGGTAGACAATGGCACTCACGGTAAATACGGTGTGGAGATCGCACTGAGGGGCAAGCTGGAGAAATTCATCTGTGAACAGACCCTGGGAAGCACAG ACAATGGAATAAAAATCCCTGTCGTCTGTGTAGTACTGGAGGGAGGACCAGGCACATTAGAC ACTATCTACAGTGCCATGATGAACGGCACCCCGTGTGTAGTTATGGAAGGGTCAGGGCGTGTGGCGGATGTGATTGCTCAGGTGGCAAACCTGCCTCTGTCTGAGATCACAATTTCACACATCCAGAAACAACTGAAGACATACTTTGCTGAGGACTTCAAAACCTTTTCTGATATCAAAATCTTGGAATGGACTAAGAAG attCAGGACATAGTGAGAATGCAGCAGCTTTTGACTGTTTTCCGGTTAGAGAAAGAAGACCAGAACGATGTGGATGTAGCCATCATCAAGGCACTTTTGAAag CTTCGAAAAGCCTTGATAATCAAGGTAAAGAGAACTGGGATCACCAGCTCAAGCTGGCTGTAGCCTGGAACAGAGTGGACATTGCCAAGAGTGAGATTTTTACAGATGACAAGCAATGGAAG TCCATCGACCTGAGTGATGTGATGCTGGCGGCGCTGCTGGGAGACAAGCCTGACTTTGTGAAGCTGTTTCTTGAGAATGGGGTGCACCTGAAGGAGTTCCTGACTGAGAAGAGGCTGCTGGCGCTCTACAACAACCTGCCGCCCACCAGCCTGTTCCTCCGCAGGATCCTGAAGAAGCAGGAGGAGGAGAAGCTCTACATGAAGAAGCCCGGGACCTCCTCCAGCTGGAGCATCCAGCTGTACCACGTGTCCGACGTGCTCTGCGACCTGCTGGGTAGCATCATCAAGCCCCTCTACCCCAGGCCCAGGGACAGATCAACGCATGCAGTGCCAATACCACACATCAGGATAAAC CTTGGATCAAATGACCTGGAGAGTTTTCAGAATTCAATCCCCATGGACACCAAAGGCTCAATAGTTGAATTGCTTGATCCTACCAGAGACCTCTTCATTTGGGCAATTCTAGAAAACAGGAAAGAGATAGCCGACATTATCTGGCAATTG AGCCAGGATTGCATTGCCACAGCCCTGGCAGCCAGCAAGATCCTGAAAGAACTAGCCAAAGAGGAGGACACAGACCTGTCAGAGGACATGGGAGCTCTTGCAGAGCAATACGAGAAACAAGCCATTG GGGTGTTTACAGAGTGCCATCAGAGAGATGAACTTCGTGCCCAAAAGCTGCTGACCCGGGAGTCGGGGGCCTGGGGGAACACGACCTGCCTGCATTTGGCTGTGGAGGCTAACAACAAAAACTTTGTGGCGCAAGGAGGAGTCCAG ACCCTTCTTACACAGATCTGGTGGGGAGAGCTGGCGGTGGACACCAGGATGTGGAAGGTGTTGTTGTGCATGTTTCTCTTTCCTCTCATCTACACTGGCCTCATCACATTCAG ACGTGACGGGGAGATCAAAAAGAGAAACCCTCAAAGAGACATTATGGGCAGCAATGACTCTGTGGCACTGAGCTCCACTGAGAAAAAGATGCGATCCCGATCTCG GGGGCTCTCTGAGGAGAACCTGAAGCCACTGACACGCCTCTCAGGTTTCTACAGCTCTCCCGCAGTCATCTTCTACTGGAACGTCTTGTCCTACTTCGGGTTCCTCTGGCTGTTTGCCTACGTGTTGATGATGGATTTCCAGGTCACGCCATCGTGGAAGGAGCTACTGCTCTATATCTGGCTCTTCACTCTGGTTTGTGAGGAGATTAGGCAG TTTTTTCATGATCCAGATGGATTTGGGTTTCGTAGGAAGGCGGTCATTTACTTCAGTGACCCATGGAACCAGTTTGATGTGGTTTCGATTTGTATTTTCATAGCTGGACTAGCATGCAG GTTGACCCCCACTGCTTTCTATGAGGGCCGGATCATTCTTGCCCTTGATTTTAACATTTGGTGCCTGCACCTGATGGCCATCTTTACAGTCAACAAAAATCTAGGACCGAAGATTATCATAGTGAAAAGAATG ATGAAGGATATTTTCTTCTTCCTGTTTTTGCTGGTGGTTTGGGTGGTGGCGTACGGAGTAGCCAATCAAGCCATCCTGGTCCACAATGAGGAGCGCCTGGAGTGGATCTTCCGGGGCGCTGTCTACGAACCATACCTCACCATATTTGGCCATATACCGGAAAAAATTGATC ATAAAGACTTTGACATCAGTCGGTGTACTGTAGCTGGCACTGACCCGCTGAAACCAAAGTGCCCAGTTCTCAGTGACAATAATCAGCCTGCTTTCCCGCATTGGGTCACCATCATTTTCCTCTGCATTTACCTGCTTTTTGCGAACATATTGCTGCTCAACCTCCTGATCGCAATGTTCAA ctaCACATTTCAAGATGTCCAGGACAACACAGACAAGATCTGGAAGTTTCAGCGTTATGGTCTGATTGTGGAGTACCACAGCCAGCCTCCATTCCCGCCCCCATTGATCATCTTCAGTCACCTTCACTTGCTCATAGAGCGCATCTTCTGCAAACCTAAGACTCGCAAGCATTTCA aggAGAAGTTGCCAGAGAACGAAGAAACTGTGCTGCTTTCATGGGAGACTTTCATGAAAGAAAACTATCTGACAGACCTGCGTAATGAACTGAATCAGAGCACTGATAACAAGATACGGGACACTTCAGAAAA AGTTGGCATGATGGTGGATTCCTTGGAAAGAGACAAGGAAAGGCAATGTGGTATTGTGGAGAAGAGACTGGCCCATCTCGAAGAACAG GCGTTACAGTCTGCTAAAGCTTTAAACTGGATTATGAATGCTCTAAAGAATAAAGGTTATGGTTGTCAAGATGAAGTACCACTGCTTT TATCCAACAGTAAAAGTATCGATACAGCAGACATGAACTCCACAGAGGAAAGTGAGGATGGAAAACCTCAGTATCACCTCAATGCTCGACAGCTTATCTACCCTGCTTCCAGTGTGAAACGCTTCCCAGTTCCGGATGAGAAAGTACCTTGGGAg GTACAGTTTGCTGCTTACAGCCCTACAATTTATAATTCAGATAGTGTATCAAGAGCAAACAGTGAGAATCACAAAGA atCTTCAGACGTTGCCTCAACAGAGAACTGCAA AAACCCAGTGGGAAGGACTGGTTTGGAAGGAAAGGGGAAGTTATACTGGTTTGGACCCAATCGTGCCCTGGACCCAATCATTACACG CTGGAAGAGGAGCTCCGATGACTCAGTTTCCAAGACAGGCACGAAGAAAGTTTTGGAATTCATTGCTATTAAGTGTAAAGAATATGATCGTTGGGCCTTTCCAGGG GGAGTGCTTCAGGTAGGTGAGACTTTACCAAAAAGACTGAAGCAGCTACTAAACACCAAGCTACAGGAAGAGGTCCAGAGCATGCTGGGGGCCGCCACCAAG GTTTATGAGGGATATGTTGATGACCCAAGGAACACAGATAATGCATGGGTTGAGACTACTGCAATCAATATACACTTTGATGATACCAAGCACTCAGTGCTTGAGTATTTAAATACAATG TGTCTGCAAGACTCCAATACAGGCATATCTGTCAGGTGGCAGGTAGTGGATCAAAAGATCCCTCTTTATGGAAACCACAAAGAGATTCTGCAGAAAGTTGCTCAAATCCATAATGCGCATTACTGA
- the LOC117426474 gene encoding transient receptor potential cation channel subfamily M member 2-like isoform X6: MLTVHEIEIHPDEVDTYHGSFISRNRSQIFFSTHQKQHCIRSWIKENIRKKECKYYVENTAGEFSGKEICMCGYRKASHSEEAVKHEEFLETWDPKRHVSEEPTDAYGDITFTGSGQNVGKFVRVSSDTKPDTLYKLMRDHWGLNVPNLLISVTGGAKNFNMKPRLKNMFRRGLIKVARSTGAWIVTGGSHAGVMKHVGEAVRDYTMSSSSKDGKIVAIGIATWGIVHNRKCLVSSEGKFPAEYTLDEESQGRLSCLDTNHSHFILVDNGTHGKYGVEIALRGKLEKFICEQTLGSTDNGIKIPVVCVVLEGGPGTLDTIYSAMMNGTPCVVMEGSGRVADVIAQVANLPLSEITISHIQKQLKTYFAEDFKTFSDIKILEWTKKIQDIVRMQQLLTVFRLEKEDQNDVDVAIIKALLKASKSLDNQGKENWDHQLKLAVAWNRVDIAKSEIFTDDKQWKSIDLSDVMLAALLGDKPDFVKLFLENGVHLKEFLTEKRLLALYNNLPPTSLFLRRILKKQEEEKLYMKKPGTSSSWSIQLYHVSDVLCDLLGSIIKPLYPRPRDRSTHAVPIPHIRINLGSNDLESFQNSIPMDTKGSIVELLDPTRDLFIWAILENRKEIADIIWQLSQDCIATALAASKILKELAKEEDTDLSEDMGALAEQYEKQAIDPSYTDLVGRAGGGHQDVEGVVVHVSLSSHLHWPHHIQT, translated from the exons ATGCTCACTGTACATGAAATTGAAATCCACCCAGATGAAGTGGATACCTACCACGGCAGTTTCATCAGCAGAAACAGAAGTCAAATATTTTTCAGCACGCACCAAAAG CAACACTGCATTAGATCTTGGATTAAAGAAAATATCAGGAAGAAAGAGTGCAAGTACTATGTGGAAAACACAGCAGGAGAATTCAGTGG AAAAGAAATCTGTATGTGTGGCTATAGGAAGGCGTCTCATTCCGAAGAAGCTGTTAAACATGAAGAGTTCCTTGAAACGTGGGACCCGAAAAGGCATGTCAGTGAAGAACCTACTGATGCGTACGGGGACATCACCTTCACTGGCTCAGGGCAAAACGTTGGCAAG TTTGTGCGGGTCTCCTCAGACACTAAACCGGACACCCTGTACAAGCTGATGAGAGACCACTGGGGGCTCAACGTTCCCAACCTGCTGATCTCAGTCACTGGAGGAGCCAAGAACTTCAACATGAAGCCCAGGCTGAAGAACATGTTCCGCAGGGGGCTCATCAAGGTGGCCCGCTCCACAG GTGCTTGGATTGTGACGGGGGGCTCCCATGCCGGGGTAATGAAGCACGTCGGAGAGGCTGTTCGAGACTACACCATGAGCAGCAGCTCCAAGGATGGGAAGATCGTGGCAATCGGCATAGCAACCTGGGGGATTGTACACAACCGTAAATGCCTGGTCAGCAGTGAG GGAAAGTTCCCTGCCGAGTACACCCTGGATGAGGAGAGTCAAGGCAGGCTGTCCTGTCTGGATACCAACCACTCCCACTTCATCCTGGTAGACAATGGCACTCACGGTAAATACGGTGTGGAGATCGCACTGAGGGGCAAGCTGGAGAAATTCATCTGTGAACAGACCCTGGGAAGCACAG ACAATGGAATAAAAATCCCTGTCGTCTGTGTAGTACTGGAGGGAGGACCAGGCACATTAGAC ACTATCTACAGTGCCATGATGAACGGCACCCCGTGTGTAGTTATGGAAGGGTCAGGGCGTGTGGCGGATGTGATTGCTCAGGTGGCAAACCTGCCTCTGTCTGAGATCACAATTTCACACATCCAGAAACAACTGAAGACATACTTTGCTGAGGACTTCAAAACCTTTTCTGATATCAAAATCTTGGAATGGACTAAGAAG attCAGGACATAGTGAGAATGCAGCAGCTTTTGACTGTTTTCCGGTTAGAGAAAGAAGACCAGAACGATGTGGATGTAGCCATCATCAAGGCACTTTTGAAag CTTCGAAAAGCCTTGATAATCAAGGTAAAGAGAACTGGGATCACCAGCTCAAGCTGGCTGTAGCCTGGAACAGAGTGGACATTGCCAAGAGTGAGATTTTTACAGATGACAAGCAATGGAAG TCCATCGACCTGAGTGATGTGATGCTGGCGGCGCTGCTGGGAGACAAGCCTGACTTTGTGAAGCTGTTTCTTGAGAATGGGGTGCACCTGAAGGAGTTCCTGACTGAGAAGAGGCTGCTGGCGCTCTACAACAACCTGCCGCCCACCAGCCTGTTCCTCCGCAGGATCCTGAAGAAGCAGGAGGAGGAGAAGCTCTACATGAAGAAGCCCGGGACCTCCTCCAGCTGGAGCATCCAGCTGTACCACGTGTCCGACGTGCTCTGCGACCTGCTGGGTAGCATCATCAAGCCCCTCTACCCCAGGCCCAGGGACAGATCAACGCATGCAGTGCCAATACCACACATCAGGATAAAC CTTGGATCAAATGACCTGGAGAGTTTTCAGAATTCAATCCCCATGGACACCAAAGGCTCAATAGTTGAATTGCTTGATCCTACCAGAGACCTCTTCATTTGGGCAATTCTAGAAAACAGGAAAGAGATAGCCGACATTATCTGGCAATTG AGCCAGGATTGCATTGCCACAGCCCTGGCAGCCAGCAAGATCCTGAAAGAACTAGCCAAAGAGGAGGACACAGACCTGTCAGAGGACATGGGAGCTCTTGCAGAGCAATACGAGAAACAAGCCATTG ACCCTTCTTACACAGATCTGGTGGGGAGAGCTGGCGGTGGACACCAGGATGTGGAAGGTGTTGTTGTGCATGTTTCTCTTTCCTCTCATCTACACTGGCCTCATCACATTCAG ACGTGA
- the LOC117426474 gene encoding transient receptor potential cation channel subfamily M member 2-like isoform X5 gives MLTVHEIEIHPDEVDTYHGSFISRNRSQIFFSTHQKQHCIRSWIKENIRKKECKYYVENTAGEFSGKEICMCGYRKASHSEEAVKHEEFLETWDPKRHVSEEPTDAYGDITFTGSGQNVGKFVRVSSDTKPDTLYKLMRDHWGLNVPNLLISVTGGAKNFNMKPRLKNMFRRGLIKVARSTGAWIVTGGSHAGVMKHVGEAVRDYTMSSSSKDGKIVAIGIATWGIVHNRKCLVSSEGKFPAEYTLDEESQGRLSCLDTNHSHFILVDNGTHGKYGVEIALRGKLEKFICEQTLGSTDNGIKIPVVCVVLEGGPGTLDTIYSAMMNGTPCVVMEGSGRVADVIAQVANLPLSEITISHIQKQLKTYFAEDFKTFSDIKILEWTKKIQDIVRMQQLLTVFRLEKEDQNDVDVAIIKALLKASKSLDNQGKENWDHQLKLAVAWNRVDIAKSEIFTDDKQWKSIDLSDVMLAALLGDKPDFVKLFLENGVHLKEFLTEKRLLALYNNLPPTSLFLRRILKKQEEEKLYMKKPGTSSSWSIQLYHVSDVLCDLLGSIIKPLYPRPRDRSTHAVPIPHIRINLGSNDLESFQNSIPMDTKGSIVELLDPTRDLFIWAILENRKEIADIIWQLSQDCIATALAASKILKELAKEEDTDLSEDMGALAEQYEKQAIDPSYTDLVGRAGGGHQDVEGVVVHVSLSSHLHWPHHIQVCFCLQKIKKIYTGGKSCNCW, from the exons ATGCTCACTGTACATGAAATTGAAATCCACCCAGATGAAGTGGATACCTACCACGGCAGTTTCATCAGCAGAAACAGAAGTCAAATATTTTTCAGCACGCACCAAAAG CAACACTGCATTAGATCTTGGATTAAAGAAAATATCAGGAAGAAAGAGTGCAAGTACTATGTGGAAAACACAGCAGGAGAATTCAGTGG AAAAGAAATCTGTATGTGTGGCTATAGGAAGGCGTCTCATTCCGAAGAAGCTGTTAAACATGAAGAGTTCCTTGAAACGTGGGACCCGAAAAGGCATGTCAGTGAAGAACCTACTGATGCGTACGGGGACATCACCTTCACTGGCTCAGGGCAAAACGTTGGCAAG TTTGTGCGGGTCTCCTCAGACACTAAACCGGACACCCTGTACAAGCTGATGAGAGACCACTGGGGGCTCAACGTTCCCAACCTGCTGATCTCAGTCACTGGAGGAGCCAAGAACTTCAACATGAAGCCCAGGCTGAAGAACATGTTCCGCAGGGGGCTCATCAAGGTGGCCCGCTCCACAG GTGCTTGGATTGTGACGGGGGGCTCCCATGCCGGGGTAATGAAGCACGTCGGAGAGGCTGTTCGAGACTACACCATGAGCAGCAGCTCCAAGGATGGGAAGATCGTGGCAATCGGCATAGCAACCTGGGGGATTGTACACAACCGTAAATGCCTGGTCAGCAGTGAG GGAAAGTTCCCTGCCGAGTACACCCTGGATGAGGAGAGTCAAGGCAGGCTGTCCTGTCTGGATACCAACCACTCCCACTTCATCCTGGTAGACAATGGCACTCACGGTAAATACGGTGTGGAGATCGCACTGAGGGGCAAGCTGGAGAAATTCATCTGTGAACAGACCCTGGGAAGCACAG ACAATGGAATAAAAATCCCTGTCGTCTGTGTAGTACTGGAGGGAGGACCAGGCACATTAGAC ACTATCTACAGTGCCATGATGAACGGCACCCCGTGTGTAGTTATGGAAGGGTCAGGGCGTGTGGCGGATGTGATTGCTCAGGTGGCAAACCTGCCTCTGTCTGAGATCACAATTTCACACATCCAGAAACAACTGAAGACATACTTTGCTGAGGACTTCAAAACCTTTTCTGATATCAAAATCTTGGAATGGACTAAGAAG attCAGGACATAGTGAGAATGCAGCAGCTTTTGACTGTTTTCCGGTTAGAGAAAGAAGACCAGAACGATGTGGATGTAGCCATCATCAAGGCACTTTTGAAag CTTCGAAAAGCCTTGATAATCAAGGTAAAGAGAACTGGGATCACCAGCTCAAGCTGGCTGTAGCCTGGAACAGAGTGGACATTGCCAAGAGTGAGATTTTTACAGATGACAAGCAATGGAAG TCCATCGACCTGAGTGATGTGATGCTGGCGGCGCTGCTGGGAGACAAGCCTGACTTTGTGAAGCTGTTTCTTGAGAATGGGGTGCACCTGAAGGAGTTCCTGACTGAGAAGAGGCTGCTGGCGCTCTACAACAACCTGCCGCCCACCAGCCTGTTCCTCCGCAGGATCCTGAAGAAGCAGGAGGAGGAGAAGCTCTACATGAAGAAGCCCGGGACCTCCTCCAGCTGGAGCATCCAGCTGTACCACGTGTCCGACGTGCTCTGCGACCTGCTGGGTAGCATCATCAAGCCCCTCTACCCCAGGCCCAGGGACAGATCAACGCATGCAGTGCCAATACCACACATCAGGATAAAC CTTGGATCAAATGACCTGGAGAGTTTTCAGAATTCAATCCCCATGGACACCAAAGGCTCAATAGTTGAATTGCTTGATCCTACCAGAGACCTCTTCATTTGGGCAATTCTAGAAAACAGGAAAGAGATAGCCGACATTATCTGGCAATTG AGCCAGGATTGCATTGCCACAGCCCTGGCAGCCAGCAAGATCCTGAAAGAACTAGCCAAAGAGGAGGACACAGACCTGTCAGAGGACATGGGAGCTCTTGCAGAGCAATACGAGAAACAAGCCATTG ACCCTTCTTACACAGATCTGGTGGGGAGAGCTGGCGGTGGACACCAGGATGTGGAAGGTGTTGTTGTGCATGTTTCTCTTTCCTCTCATCTACACTGGCCTCATCACATTCAGGTATGTTTCTGTTTacagaagataaaaaaaatatatactggtgGAAAGTCCTGCAACTGCTGGTGA